Proteins co-encoded in one Candidatus Neomarinimicrobiota bacterium genomic window:
- a CDS encoding nucleotide-binding protein has translation MQKTKHYRQARFSADVIREALQVFRSQQGPKDQERSQQYLSVELEDSEWRHDTEDEFFADYRRSKGGAVFSEQTNGYNFLIHAFTDSAQVKIGAPERGKIEVVFEVFEKHAGASRLPDPPKSERPKPRIFIGHGGSAIWRDLKDHLQDKHGYIVEAYEIGARAGHTIRDILEEMLAKSSFAVLLMTGEDETAEGDLLARQNVVHEAGLFQGKLGFHRAIVLLEEGTVEFSNIHGIEQIRFAGGNIKETYGEVLATLKREFGENLT, from the coding sequence ATGCAGAAGACTAAACATTACCGACAAGCCCGCTTTTCTGCTGATGTTATCCGCGAGGCACTTCAGGTATTTCGCTCACAGCAAGGGCCTAAGGACCAGGAGCGATCGCAGCAATACTTGAGCGTAGAACTTGAAGACTCCGAATGGAGGCATGACACTGAGGACGAATTCTTCGCCGACTACAGACGGTCCAAGGGCGGAGCGGTATTCTCTGAGCAGACTAATGGCTACAACTTTCTCATCCACGCGTTCACTGATTCTGCCCAAGTCAAAATTGGTGCTCCTGAACGGGGGAAGATTGAAGTTGTGTTTGAGGTGTTCGAGAAACATGCTGGGGCATCTCGCCTGCCTGATCCTCCCAAGTCAGAACGTCCCAAACCAAGGATCTTCATTGGGCACGGAGGTAGCGCGATTTGGCGCGATCTGAAAGATCACCTGCAAGACAAGCATGGCTACATCGTCGAGGCGTATGAAATTGGAGCAAGAGCAGGCCATACAATCAGAGACATCCTTGAAGAAATGCTTGCTAAAAGTTCATTCGCTGTACTTCTTATGACTGGAGAAGACGAGACAGCGGAGGGTGATTTGCTCGCTCGACAAAATGTGGTACACGAAGCTGGGTTATTTCAGGGAAAGCTTGGCTTTCACCGGGCAATCGTGCTCCTAGAGGAAGGCACAGTAGAGTTCTCAAACATACATGGTATTGAGCAAATCCGATTCGCCGGAGGCAACATCAAGGAAACCTACGGGGAGGTATTGGCAACTTTGAAGAGGGAATTCGGGGAGAACTTAACCTAG